CACGGCTTCAACGCGGTGGATACCCTGCGCACCCGTGGCCGTGAAGTTGCCGGCGTGATTGCGTCGGCGAGCCCGGACGAATTCCTCACCCGTGCGCTGCGCCGTGCGATCGAGCAGGACCGTACGCGGCTCGAGAACGGCCTTACCTTCCTTGCCTCGGTGGCATCGATCGCGCCCTTCGTCGGCCTCTTCGGCACCGTGTGGGGCATCTACCACGCGCTGTCGGCGATCAGCGCGGCGGGCACCAATACCCTTGAGGCGGTCGCCGGCCCCGTTGGCGAGGCGTTGATCATGACGGGTGTGGGGCTCGCGGTCGCGATTCCGGCGGCGCTGGCTTACAACCTGATCGCGCGTGAGAACGCGAAGACGCTCTCGCAGCTCAACGCCTTCGCGTACGACGTGTTCGCCTTCCTGTCGACCGGTGTGAAGACCGATCTTGGCAGCCAGGATG
This region of Niveibacterium umoris genomic DNA includes:
- a CDS encoding MotA/TolQ/ExbB proton channel family protein, with translation MEALANLSPLIAQADGVIRGTFVILLAASIGSWTLILTRLVTGVRQRRASRGFLTHFWQAASIEEIAQWLRGRGVTDPFSHLVHHGFNAVDTLRTRGREVAGVIASASPDEFLTRALRRAIEQDRTRLENGLTFLASVASIAPFVGLFGTVWGIYHALSAISAAGTNTLEAVAGPVGEALIMTGVGLAVAIPAALAYNLIARENAKTLSQLNAFAYDVFAFLSTGVKTDLGSQDARQTGERVMSLAARTRGQVA